The following proteins come from a genomic window of Melioribacteraceae bacterium 4301-Me:
- the alr gene encoding alanine racemase, with protein sequence MNNFVNHPIISVDEIIRPTHLEIDLKALAENFSRIKKHVSPAKVMPILKANAYGHGLIRVAQLMEELNADYLGVAVLEEGILLRQIGIKMPILILGGILGNQVPLFLKHNLTITAHSIEKLRQIDETAAQMKTKAKVHLKIDTGLERIGVHYYNAENFLEVSLKCKNIEVEGIFSHFANSESTDLTHAKLQLERFLEVLRFFEKHSLKKPIRHFSNSGAILQLPDANLDMVRPGIMLYGVYPSANVKKTIEVRPALTWKSNVVYFKVIRAGHPVGYGSTWQANHDVRSVTVPVGYGDGYMRSMSGKAEVLLNGKRYPVIGTISMDQIVVNIENDSAYNGDEVILIGSDGKNSITAEELAEWAGTIPYEILTSINTRVPRVYVE encoded by the coding sequence ATGAACAATTTTGTAAATCATCCTATTATTAGTGTTGATGAGATCATTCGTCCAACTCATCTTGAAATTGATTTAAAAGCCCTCGCTGAAAATTTCAGTAGAATAAAAAAACATGTCTCACCAGCTAAAGTAATGCCAATATTAAAGGCCAATGCTTATGGTCACGGCTTAATTCGTGTTGCACAGTTAATGGAAGAATTAAATGCTGATTATCTTGGCGTTGCCGTTCTTGAAGAAGGAATTCTCTTGCGTCAAATTGGAATTAAAATGCCAATTTTAATTTTGGGCGGAATTTTAGGCAATCAAGTCCCTCTGTTCTTAAAACATAATTTAACAATTACAGCTCATTCAATTGAGAAATTAAGACAGATTGACGAAACCGCTGCGCAAATGAAAACTAAAGCAAAAGTTCATTTAAAAATAGACACTGGGTTAGAGAGAATTGGTGTTCATTATTACAATGCTGAAAATTTTCTCGAGGTTTCACTAAAATGTAAAAACATTGAGGTGGAAGGGATCTTTTCACATTTCGCAAATTCGGAGTCAACTGATTTAACACATGCTAAATTACAACTTGAAAGGTTTCTAGAAGTTCTTAGATTCTTTGAAAAGCATTCATTAAAAAAGCCAATAAGGCACTTTTCAAATTCTGGTGCTATACTTCAACTGCCAGATGCAAATCTTGATATGGTTCGTCCAGGAATTATGTTGTATGGAGTTTATCCTTCTGCTAATGTTAAAAAAACAATTGAAGTTAGACCTGCATTAACATGGAAATCAAATGTAGTTTATTTTAAGGTTATAAGGGCAGGTCATCCGGTGGGTTACGGTTCTACTTGGCAAGCTAACCATGATGTCCGATCTGTTACTGTGCCTGTAGGTTATGGTGACGGCTATATGAGAAGTATGAGCGGTAAAGCAGAAGTCTTGTTGAATGGGAAACGTTACCCTGTAATTGGAACAATTTCGATGGATCAGATTGTAGTTAATATTGAAAACGATAGTGCATACAACGGCGACGAAGTTATTTTAATTGGAAGCGATGGAAAAAATTCGATTACGGCTGAAGAACTTGCTGAATGGGCTGGAACAATCCCTTATGAAATTCTAACCAGCATAAATACTCGCGTGCCGAGAGTTTATGTTGAATAA
- a CDS encoding RluA family pseudouridine synthase, which translates to MMANEIELEILFEDENIVAINKPIGISSAHENKKSNVSLLELAQKKLNQKLFVVHRLDKEVSGVILFAKNKKTHKELNKLFSSRKIIKSYLAVVHGIVEKDSGIIEMPIKKFASGRMGIDSQKGKPSKTVYHVIKRFKDATLLSVIPHTGRRHQLRVHFYGINHPIVGDLKYGDKKVQMNFPRLMLHASKIEFILNSKHYIIAAATPKNFTDTNFTN; encoded by the coding sequence ATGATGGCTAATGAAATTGAGCTCGAAATTTTATTCGAAGATGAGAACATAGTAGCAATTAATAAACCGATTGGAATTTCTTCGGCTCACGAAAACAAAAAATCAAATGTATCACTTCTTGAACTTGCACAAAAAAAATTAAATCAGAAGTTATTTGTAGTACACCGGTTAGATAAAGAAGTAAGCGGGGTTATTTTATTTGCAAAAAATAAAAAAACACACAAGGAATTAAACAAATTGTTTAGTTCAAGAAAAATAATTAAAAGCTACCTCGCTGTTGTTCATGGAATAGTCGAAAAAGACAGCGGAATAATTGAAATGCCCATCAAAAAATTTGCTTCTGGCAGAATGGGAATTGATAGCCAAAAGGGAAAACCAAGTAAAACCGTATATCATGTTATTAAGCGCTTCAAAGATGCAACGCTTTTAAGTGTTATACCACATACAGGAAGAAGACATCAATTAAGAGTTCATTTTTATGGAATTAACCATCCTATAGTTGGCGATTTAAAATACGGTGATAAAAAAGTACAAATGAATTTCCCTCGTTTAATGCTCCATGCCTCAAAGATTGAATTTATTCTTAACTCAAAACATTATATAATTGCTGCGGCTACGCCAAAGAATTTCACAGACACGAATTTCACTAATTAA
- a CDS encoding PP2C family protein-serine/threonine phosphatase, whose amino-acid sequence MIEPKTFYRKLDSLLSKIWLDKSDSDFIFRIVKELELTFGEDLGIGDGRVYEERENDYFLIWSSSSTHKIAQKIPSDSEALNALLQSKTYIFDNPSLTIDKNINEQGEYKIPAAITVRSPEHRWIIVFELRSNWIREEIELCLNAVRTYINYRIDTEAIKSEKQQAAHIQQSLLPSQAPEVKDFKIAGFSQPAEIVGGDLFDFYNFDDEVLGVCIGDASGHGLSAALLVRDVVTGLRMGLEKHMKMAYTFKKLNKVIYRSVYSTNFISLFYAEIEKNGNILFVNAGHPAPLLFSENKISELNSTGLVLGALPEIELHRGYAHMNPNDLLVLFTDGIIERKNSKSSNFGIEGIKDVILKNKNERPQKIIEAVFNTAKSFGNNKKWEDDATVVVIKKEV is encoded by the coding sequence ATGATAGAACCGAAAACATTTTATAGGAAATTAGACTCTTTACTAAGTAAAATTTGGCTTGACAAATCAGACAGCGATTTCATTTTCCGCATAGTCAAAGAGTTAGAATTAACATTTGGAGAGGATTTAGGTATTGGGGATGGTAGAGTCTACGAAGAAAGGGAGAACGATTATTTTTTAATTTGGTCTTCCTCAAGCACTCATAAAATAGCACAAAAAATACCATCGGATTCAGAAGCATTGAACGCTTTACTTCAATCAAAGACTTATATTTTTGATAATCCATCTTTAACCATAGATAAAAATATAAATGAGCAAGGAGAATATAAAATTCCAGCTGCAATAACAGTCAGAAGTCCAGAGCATAGATGGATTATTGTTTTCGAACTAAGAAGTAACTGGATAAGAGAAGAAATTGAGTTGTGTTTGAATGCAGTTAGAACGTACATAAATTATAGAATTGATACTGAAGCTATTAAATCAGAAAAACAACAAGCTGCACATATACAACAGAGTCTTTTACCTTCACAGGCTCCCGAAGTTAAAGATTTCAAAATTGCTGGTTTCTCTCAGCCAGCTGAAATTGTAGGCGGTGATTTATTCGATTTTTATAATTTTGATGATGAAGTTTTAGGAGTATGCATCGGCGATGCTAGTGGACATGGCTTATCTGCAGCTTTACTAGTTAGAGATGTTGTTACAGGCTTAAGGATGGGACTTGAGAAACATATGAAGATGGCATACACTTTTAAAAAGCTTAACAAAGTAATTTATCGAAGTGTTTATTCAACTAATTTTATTTCACTTTTTTATGCAGAAATAGAAAAAAATGGAAACATTCTATTTGTAAATGCTGGTCATCCTGCGCCGCTTCTATTCTCTGAGAATAAAATTAGTGAACTTAACTCTACCGGCTTGGTTTTGGGCGCTTTACCAGAAATTGAACTACACAGAGGGTATGCACACATGAATCCAAACGATTTACTTGTTTTGTTTACTGATGGAATAATTGAAAGAAAAAACTCCAAATCAAGCAATTTTGGAATAGAAGGGATAAAAGATGTTATACTAAAAAACAAGAACGAACGCCCACAAAAGATTATCGAGGCTGTTTTTAATACTGCAAAATCCTTTGGCAACAATAAAAAATGGGAAGATGACGCAACTGTGGTTGTGATAAAAAAAGAAGTTTAG
- a CDS encoding chloride channel protein, giving the protein MDLKKLTKLLRKPYLISKRWLQKRIDKITLPDYTVFSIFAIITGIVVGFAAVFFHDSITFFNKVFFNQTTSGLFFLGTAAVVAIPALGMLIQAIMIILSPNVARHKGVSEVIKAVAIRGGHIPLRTTIFHFIAPVISIGSGNTVGPEGPAAQIGGGLASKLASLFKLSDSRKRIFTAAGAGAAIAAIFNTPMGGIFFALEVVLLNDFQTATFSALILSSVTASTISRIFLGNKSVFNFVSPSIGSYQNLYLYAILGILAGLISLAFIRYSDMLDKFIRKKLIKIFPQWILMTFVGLLMGISGYFYKDIFGIGYIGINHILAQLLTWKVVLVLLVLKFILVPLILNTGGFGGTFAPSLFMGACVGYLFALALNYFWGFGVDTTAFILVGMGAILGGANSIPISAILIIFEMTKDYSFIIPLMIAVVASTMIVQISLKGSVHVKHLEDQGYRLAIGRQHSILRNKHVNELMRKDVVLIPENTPLSSIVVKLMNLPHSTFYVVDNKDNIVGIITETELRPIITEYEHIREVLVARDIANSNFVTVYETDNLDHVMKIFESKDIDELPVVSSSNPTKIIGTIWRQDVIAAYNKESLKYNVADSFASELRSIDKIGISKVADGYSIIEKKVNHNFVGKTLAQLKLRNNYGLEVLMIKHSPSAFDSIEEQPELIVPDPNYVIKDDDVLVLFGADDKIAKTNDWK; this is encoded by the coding sequence ATGGACTTAAAAAAACTTACCAAGCTATTAAGGAAACCTTACCTAATTTCGAAGAGGTGGCTTCAAAAAAGAATTGATAAAATTACGCTGCCAGACTATACTGTTTTTTCAATATTTGCAATAATAACTGGAATAGTAGTAGGCTTTGCAGCCGTATTTTTTCATGATTCCATAACTTTTTTCAATAAAGTATTCTTTAATCAAACAACAAGCGGTTTATTCTTTTTAGGCACTGCGGCTGTAGTTGCAATACCGGCTCTCGGCATGCTCATTCAAGCAATAATGATAATTCTTTCACCTAATGTAGCTCGACATAAAGGAGTGTCAGAAGTAATAAAGGCCGTAGCAATTAGAGGGGGACACATACCTCTTCGAACAACCATTTTTCATTTTATAGCGCCTGTAATTAGCATTGGTTCAGGAAATACCGTAGGACCCGAAGGACCAGCAGCTCAGATTGGGGGTGGATTAGCCAGCAAGCTCGCAAGTTTATTTAAACTTTCTGATTCAAGAAAAAGAATATTCACAGCAGCAGGTGCAGGTGCGGCTATAGCCGCTATTTTTAATACACCAATGGGAGGCATCTTTTTTGCCTTAGAAGTAGTTCTGCTTAATGATTTTCAAACAGCAACTTTTTCAGCTCTAATTCTTTCCTCGGTTACTGCAAGTACAATTTCAAGAATATTCCTCGGCAATAAATCTGTCTTTAATTTTGTCAGTCCATCTATTGGCAGTTACCAAAATCTGTATCTTTACGCAATACTTGGAATTTTGGCCGGCTTAATTTCATTAGCCTTTATTCGCTATTCTGATATGCTTGATAAGTTTATTAGAAAAAAACTAATAAAAATATTTCCACAATGGATATTAATGACTTTTGTCGGTTTATTAATGGGAATCTCAGGATATTTTTATAAAGACATTTTTGGAATAGGCTACATTGGAATTAACCATATACTTGCTCAATTACTCACTTGGAAAGTTGTTCTTGTTTTACTTGTCCTGAAGTTCATCTTAGTACCTCTCATTTTAAATACTGGTGGATTTGGCGGAACATTTGCACCATCTTTATTTATGGGGGCTTGTGTTGGTTACTTATTTGCACTTGCACTAAATTATTTTTGGGGATTTGGAGTTGATACAACAGCATTTATTTTAGTAGGCATGGGGGCTATTCTTGGCGGAGCGAACTCTATCCCTATCTCTGCAATTCTGATAATATTTGAAATGACAAAAGACTATTCCTTTATCATTCCGCTAATGATAGCAGTTGTAGCAAGCACAATGATTGTTCAAATCTCACTTAAAGGCTCGGTTCATGTTAAACATCTTGAGGACCAAGGCTATAGGCTTGCCATTGGAAGGCAACATAGTATTCTGCGAAACAAACATGTGAATGAACTAATGAGAAAAGATGTTGTCCTAATTCCTGAAAATACACCTCTTTCAAGTATTGTAGTTAAATTAATGAACTTACCTCATAGCACTTTTTACGTGGTAGATAACAAAGATAATATTGTAGGAATAATTACAGAAACAGAACTAAGGCCAATTATAACCGAATATGAACACATTAGAGAAGTATTAGTTGCACGTGATATAGCAAATTCAAATTTTGTTACTGTTTACGAAACTGATAACCTTGACCATGTAATGAAAATTTTTGAGAGCAAGGATATTGATGAATTACCCGTTGTTTCGTCATCAAACCCTACTAAAATAATAGGAACAATTTGGCGCCAGGATGTAATTGCTGCATACAACAAAGAAAGCTTGAAATACAATGTTGCTGACAGTTTTGCGAGTGAATTGCGTTCCATTGATAAAATAGGCATATCCAAAGTTGCTGATGGTTATTCAATAATTGAGAAAAAAGTAAATCACAATTTCGTAGGTAAAACACTTGCTCAATTAAAATTAAGAAATAATTATGGCCTGGAAGTACTAATGATAAAACATTCTCCTTCTGCTTTTGATTCAATTGAAGAGCAGCCAGAATTAATAGTTCCAGACCCAAACTATGTAATTAAAGATGATGATGTGCTTGTGCTCTTTGGAGCAGATGACAAAATAGCTAAGACAAATGATTGGAAGTAA
- a CDS encoding glycosyltransferase family 2 protein has translation MEQNNKPQSHTSQGSQIKKPVRRFYYHKRRPKQIPSELEQRSIKQVSFKKVSIVIPLFDEEESIFPLYQEIKKVLKNISSDYEVIFVDDGSNDKSLEHIKSLSKTDNHIRYISFRKNYGKSAALQIGFKYVTGDAVITMDADLQDDPNEIPNLLSKLEEGFDMVSGWKKKRFDPFVKKYSSRFFNFVTRLLTGIKIHDFNCGLKAYRRQVVQSINVYGELHRYIPVLANWKGFSVTEIVVKHHPRRYGKTKFGISRFFKGFVDLITVIFITRYIKRPMHLFGFFGFLSFVLGVIINAYLSYEWISGKPLYNRPLLFLGMLLIIVGVQFFAVGLLGEIMVHNSQSDKEYVIKEKK, from the coding sequence TTGGAACAGAACAATAAACCTCAGAGTCACACTTCGCAAGGTTCGCAGATAAAAAAGCCCGTAAGACGTTTTTATTATCATAAAAGACGTCCAAAACAAATACCAAGTGAGTTAGAACAAAGATCAATAAAGCAAGTTTCTTTTAAAAAAGTCTCTATTGTAATACCTCTTTTTGATGAAGAGGAGTCGATTTTTCCATTGTATCAAGAAATTAAAAAAGTATTAAAAAATATTTCATCCGATTACGAAGTTATCTTTGTAGACGACGGCAGTAATGATAAGTCATTAGAGCATATTAAATCCTTAAGTAAGACCGATAATCATATAAGGTATATAAGTTTTAGAAAGAACTATGGGAAATCTGCAGCTCTGCAAATAGGTTTTAAGTATGTTACAGGCGATGCAGTCATTACTATGGATGCGGATTTGCAGGATGACCCAAACGAAATACCTAACCTCCTTTCAAAACTTGAAGAGGGTTTTGATATGGTTTCTGGCTGGAAGAAAAAAAGATTTGACCCTTTCGTTAAAAAATATTCTTCTCGTTTTTTTAATTTTGTTACGCGTCTGCTTACAGGTATAAAAATACATGACTTTAATTGCGGATTAAAAGCTTATCGTCGACAGGTAGTACAAAGTATAAATGTTTATGGAGAGTTACACAGATATATACCCGTACTTGCAAACTGGAAAGGATTTTCAGTTACAGAAATTGTCGTCAAACATCACCCGCGTCGTTATGGGAAAACTAAATTTGGCATATCGAGATTTTTCAAAGGATTTGTGGACTTAATTACAGTAATATTTATCACTAGATATATAAAACGTCCAATGCACTTATTTGGTTTTTTTGGATTTTTATCTTTCGTTTTGGGCGTTATAATCAACGCATATTTGAGTTATGAGTGGATTTCTGGAAAACCGCTTTACAACCGTCCTCTATTATTTCTTGGAATGTTGTTAATTATTGTTGGTGTTCAGTTTTTTGCTGTTGGACTTTTAGGAGAGATAATGGTGCATAACTCACAGAGTGACAAAGAATATGTAATAAAAGAAAAAAAGTGA
- the argC gene encoding N-acetyl-gamma-glutamyl-phosphate reductase yields MISVGIIGGSGYLGKKLIQFCNEHPYIDDFTVYANTTAGNNLLSVFPEFKGFVNNKLILPIKDISFSHDVYFFALPHGEAIKLIPSLLSIGKKVIDLSGDFRLDSAADYEKWYGLEHTAPNLLKEKLYGLADKKNYYVNDAKLIANPGCYPTAALLSVLPLVLKYGSEIISLSIVAYSGTSGAGKSPKTDLLLSEMDGNVKAYNVHKHRHEPEILQELKKNGFISHFSFTTHLLPISVGIYSTSIAHLSTELKHEDVIDVYEEYYSSSHFVRLRQTPPELNWVVGTNFCDINVSVKGNSVILTSAIDNLIKGGAGQAIQNMNKLFKWEEFTGLITKREKDVSVY; encoded by the coding sequence ATGATATCAGTTGGTATTATTGGAGGCAGTGGTTATTTAGGGAAAAAGTTAATTCAATTTTGCAACGAACATCCTTACATTGATGATTTTACTGTTTATGCAAATACAACTGCAGGTAATAATTTGCTTTCTGTTTTTCCTGAGTTCAAAGGTTTTGTTAATAATAAATTAATTCTTCCTATTAAGGATATTTCGTTTTCGCATGATGTTTATTTTTTTGCGCTTCCACATGGTGAGGCAATTAAATTGATACCTTCCCTTTTGTCAATTGGGAAAAAAGTAATTGACTTAAGTGGGGATTTTAGGCTCGATTCAGCAGCTGATTATGAGAAATGGTATGGATTAGAGCACACAGCACCGAATCTATTAAAAGAAAAATTATATGGACTGGCAGATAAAAAAAATTATTATGTTAATGATGCAAAACTAATTGCAAATCCTGGGTGTTATCCGACTGCAGCTTTACTTTCAGTTTTGCCACTGGTGCTCAAATACGGAAGTGAAATTATTTCGCTTTCGATTGTAGCTTATTCGGGAACTAGTGGTGCTGGAAAATCTCCCAAAACTGATTTACTTTTATCAGAAATGGATGGGAATGTAAAAGCATACAACGTGCATAAACATCGTCATGAACCTGAAATATTACAGGAATTGAAAAAAAATGGATTTATCTCACATTTCTCTTTTACTACACATTTACTGCCGATTAGCGTTGGCATTTATTCAACTTCTATAGCGCATTTGTCAACTGAATTAAAACATGAGGATGTAATTGATGTTTATGAAGAATACTATTCATCATCTCATTTTGTAAGGTTAAGACAAACACCACCAGAGCTTAACTGGGTTGTAGGAACTAATTTTTGTGATATAAACGTTTCCGTAAAAGGAAACTCAGTGATTCTGACTTCGGCAATAGATAATTTAATTAAAGGTGGTGCGGGACAGGCAATCCAGAATATGAATAAATTATTTAAATGGGAAGAGTTTACAGGACTAATAACTAAGAGGGAAAAAGATGTATCAGTTTATTAA
- the argJ gene encoding bifunctional glutamate N-acetyltransferase/amino-acid acetyltransferase ArgJ, which produces MYQFINEGSVTSPKGFKAAGIFCGIKKRKKDLALIVSDKLCNAAAVYTLNKVKAAPLLVSKEITDKDIQVKAVLINSGNANACTGEDGFMDAKFTQEYCADKLNVSPENVLISSTGVIGVKLPVQKVISGIDQIINVLSEKGGIDAAEAIMTTDTKIKSFAVKVRLSNGETTIGAICKGSGMIMPNMATMLAFITTDAQIQKPLLKKLLVNSVNISFNKISVDGETSTNDMVVLLSNGLSGVEVIEGSSDEKLFQKALNAISIEMAKSIVADGEGATKLITINVTGADTQEDADLVGKSLANSNLLKTALYGNDANWGRIMSAAGMSGANFDPAKVSISFDDHEVLLPHFQVMLNEEIAYKILSKKEYSINVNLNGGDFSSTWWTCDFSEEYVKINANYRT; this is translated from the coding sequence ATGTATCAGTTTATTAATGAAGGCTCTGTTACTTCTCCAAAAGGATTTAAAGCTGCTGGTATTTTTTGCGGTATAAAAAAGAGAAAAAAAGATCTCGCATTAATAGTTTCAGATAAGTTATGTAACGCTGCTGCTGTATACACACTAAATAAAGTTAAAGCGGCACCACTACTAGTTTCAAAAGAAATTACAGATAAGGATATTCAAGTAAAAGCCGTATTGATTAATTCCGGTAACGCTAATGCTTGTACTGGCGAAGACGGTTTTATGGATGCAAAATTTACACAAGAATATTGTGCAGATAAATTAAATGTTAGTCCGGAAAATGTACTAATAAGTTCGACTGGTGTAATTGGTGTAAAATTACCTGTTCAAAAGGTTATTAGCGGGATAGATCAAATTATTAATGTTTTATCAGAAAAAGGCGGAATCGATGCAGCAGAAGCTATAATGACTACTGATACGAAAATTAAATCATTTGCCGTAAAGGTAAGACTTTCGAACGGAGAAACTACAATCGGAGCGATATGTAAAGGCAGCGGAATGATTATGCCTAATATGGCAACTATGCTTGCTTTCATAACTACTGATGCACAAATACAAAAACCTCTTTTAAAAAAATTGTTAGTCAATTCCGTAAATATTTCTTTTAATAAAATTTCAGTTGATGGGGAGACAAGTACAAATGATATGGTTGTTTTGCTTTCCAACGGTTTGAGTGGCGTTGAAGTTATTGAGGGAAGCAGCGACGAAAAATTGTTTCAAAAAGCATTAAATGCTATTTCAATTGAAATGGCAAAATCAATTGTAGCCGACGGCGAGGGTGCAACAAAACTTATTACTATCAATGTTACCGGCGCTGATACACAAGAAGATGCTGACCTGGTCGGAAAGTCGCTGGCTAATTCTAATTTACTTAAGACGGCTCTCTACGGCAACGATGCGAACTGGGGAAGAATTATGTCGGCTGCAGGTATGAGTGGTGCAAATTTCGACCCTGCTAAAGTCTCAATCAGTTTTGATGACCACGAAGTGTTACTGCCCCATTTTCAAGTTATGTTAAATGAGGAAATCGCTTATAAAATATTATCTAAAAAGGAGTACTCTATAAATGTGAATTTGAACGGTGGCGACTTTTCATCTACATGGTGGACTTGCGATTTCTCAGAAGAATATGTTAAAATTAATGCTAATTATAGAACTTAA
- the argB gene encoding acetylglutamate kinase, producing the protein MKIAVLKISGKSLETFFDSNRWETPLKKLRMVYDGIVIVHGAGKNITEWSKALGHEVKFINGQRVTSKEVMDVVAAVQSGLLNSKIVSKLNSIGIKAIGLTGIDRGSFVAKIIDKNLGYVGIPELVKPIDWIYDLLNEKVVPVFSSICRDKEGNLINVNADIFTEVLSTSLKAESVFFLSDINGVIINGAVQKYINEREIIEGISNGEITEGMIPKLNSCVELLNKGIKKVWIGSTNLESIFESVSNDQQVGTWIVQSS; encoded by the coding sequence ATGAAAATAGCTGTACTTAAAATAAGTGGAAAATCCCTTGAAACTTTTTTTGATAGTAATAGATGGGAAACCCCATTAAAAAAATTAAGAATGGTTTACGACGGGATTGTAATTGTCCACGGTGCCGGGAAAAATATTACTGAATGGTCTAAAGCACTTGGACATGAAGTTAAATTTATTAATGGACAGAGAGTTACTTCAAAAGAAGTGATGGACGTTGTTGCTGCAGTTCAAAGCGGTCTGCTTAATTCAAAAATTGTCAGCAAATTGAATTCAATTGGTATTAAAGCTATTGGTTTAACTGGAATTGACCGTGGGAGTTTTGTGGCAAAAATAATAGACAAAAACTTGGGCTACGTAGGAATTCCAGAATTAGTAAAACCAATCGATTGGATCTATGACCTGCTGAATGAAAAAGTTGTACCGGTTTTTTCAAGTATCTGTAGAGATAAAGAAGGCAATTTAATTAATGTTAATGCCGATATTTTTACGGAAGTCCTTTCTACTTCATTAAAAGCTGAAAGCGTTTTCTTCTTGTCTGATATTAATGGCGTAATTATTAACGGCGCGGTTCAGAAATATATAAATGAACGTGAAATCATTGAAGGTATTAGTAATGGTGAAATTACAGAAGGTATGATTCCTAAGCTTAATAGCTGTGTAGAACTGCTGAATAAAGGAATTAAAAAAGTTTGGATAGGTTCAACAAATTTGGAGAGTATATTTGAAAGCGTATCAAACGACCAACAAGTCGGTACATGGATCGTTCAGTCATCTTAA